One window from the genome of Hydra vulgaris chromosome 02, alternate assembly HydraT2T_AEP encodes:
- the LOC105844017 gene encoding glutamine--fructose-6-phosphate aminotransferase [isomerizing] 2, whose product METSLFINEQQPNSWKDVNSSLYEGLEFIARNKQQHLQFTKVQNCSLSESKDNKNIDATIPTLMEKEIFEQPQSIQQSMLGRVDFDNFKIHLNGIETFLNDLLRCRRIILVGAGSSFHVALACRQIMEELLDLPVFVETSSDLLDREVPIFRDDVCIFISQSGETSDVLNACKYCKKKEALLMGITNEENSTLSAETHFGINLNAGNEVGVTSTKTYTSQFIVLTMFSLKMAEDKRSKQKRVQEIISELKTIPDKVKTVLKLNNYLKDLAQKYVNCKSLLVMGRGYQQATCLEGSFKFKEVVNIHSEGIHSGELKHGPLALIDENMPIIMIIMRDAIYEKCINAFQQVKARGGKPIVICEEDDETTKNMVDISICIPKTSDCLMGILAIIPFQLLSLHLAVLKGKNADEPQHLKKTVTDDA is encoded by the coding sequence atggaaactTCTTTATTTATCAACGAGCAACAGCCAAATTCGTGGAAGGATGTAAACAGTTCTTTATACGAAGGATTAGAGTTTATTGCAAGAAATAAACAGCAGCATCTTCAGTTCACGAAAGTGCAAAATTGCTCGCTCAGTGAATCAAAAGACAACAAAAATATAGATGCTACGATTCCCACCCTTATGGAAAAGGAAATATTTGAACAACCTCAAAGCATTCAACAATCAATGTTAGGAAGAGTTgattttgataactttaaaattcatcTGAACGgcattgaaacttttttaaatgatctacTTCGGTGTCGTAGAATAATTTTAGTTGGTGCTGGATCAAGTTTTCACGTAGCGTTGGCTTGTAGACAAATAATGGAGGAACTTTTAGATCTGCCCGTTTTTGTAGAAACAAGTAGTGATTTATTAGATAGAGAAGTTCCTATTTTTCGTGACGATGTCTGTATTTTTATCAGTCAATCCGGCGAAACTAGCGATGTATTAAATGCATGCAAGTATTGTAAAAAGAAAGAAGCTTTACTAATGGGTATAACAAACGAGGAGAACAGCACCTTATCTGCTGAAACCCATTTTGGTATTAATCTAAATGCAGGTAATGAAGTTGGTGTTACCAGTACCAAAACGTATACGAGTCAATTTATTGTACTTACTATGTTTTCGTTAAAAATGGCAGAAGATAAACGATCAAAACAAAAACGCGTTCAAGAAATTATTTCCGAATTGAAAACAATACCCGACAAAGTTAAGactgttttaaaactaaataactatttaaaagatttagcaCAAAAGTACGTcaattgtaaaagtttattgGTAATGGGGAGGGGTTACCAACAAGCAACTTGTCTAGAAGggtcttttaaatttaaagaagttgtAAATATTCATTCAGAAGGTATTCATTCTGGTGAACTGAAGCATGGTCCACTGGCACTAATCGATGAAAACATGCCtattataatgattataatGCGAGATGCGATATACGAGAAATGTATTAACGCGTTTCAACAAGTAAAAGCAAGAGGAGGGAAACCAATCGTTATATGCGAAGAAGATGacgaaacaacaaaaaacatggTGGATATTTCAATATGCATACCAAAAACGTCAGATTGTTTAATGGGAATTTTAGCAATAATCCCTTTCCAATTATTATCATTACATTTAGCagttttaaaaggtaaaaatgcTGACGAACCGCAACACTTAAAGAAAACAGTAACAGACGATGCATAG